The proteins below are encoded in one region of Salipiger sp. H15:
- a CDS encoding amidohydrolase family protein, producing the protein MFDGVNEAVIEDANVPVDPIDSKQMTPKEMQAAVQAAADWNTYVGAHAYNSEAVRRAIDAGVKVIEHGQMIEEETMRYAVDRGIWFTPFEILVQVTSRAGELIALSGPRTPYPGKLGVIGEGAYADLLLVNGTPLEDLDLLADPEANFALIMKDGVIYKNALD; encoded by the coding sequence GTGTTCGACGGGGTCAACGAGGCGGTCATCGAGGATGCCAACGTGCCCGTTGACCCGATCGACTCCAAGCAGATGACCCCCAAGGAAATGCAAGCCGCGGTCCAGGCAGCCGCGGACTGGAACACCTACGTCGGTGCCCACGCCTACAACAGCGAGGCGGTTCGTCGCGCCATCGATGCCGGGGTCAAGGTGATCGAGCACGGTCAGATGATCGAAGAGGAGACGATGAGGTATGCCGTAGACCGCGGGATCTGGTTCACGCCATTCGAGATCCTCGTGCAGGTGACGTCGCGCGCGGGAGAGCTCATCGCCTTGTCCGGTCCGCGCACTCCCTATCCGGGCAAGCTCGGCGTCATCGGGGAGGGCGCATATGCCGACCTCCTTCTTGTGAACGGGACTCCGCTCGAGGACCTTGATCTCCTTGCGGATCCGGAGGCGAATTTCGCACTGATCATGAAGGATGGCGTGATCTACAAGAACGCCTTGGATTGA
- a CDS encoding response regulator transcription factor gives MTGKVHIVVADDHPLFRGGVVLTLQEHGGFAVVAQAGTADEAIAAVEAHMPDVVLLDISMPGSGLAAASAIASRFPAVAIVMLTASEADDDLLAALKAGARGYVLKGVVADELTGILLGVADGASYVPPALAGRVLAALQDRRKTSLPQEVEDLSEREAEILRHVALGQSNKEIARALDLQEKTIKHYMTNILQKLQVRNRVEAALKARDLGLS, from the coding sequence ATGACGGGCAAGGTCCATATCGTCGTGGCGGACGATCATCCGCTCTTCCGCGGCGGTGTCGTCCTGACGCTGCAGGAACACGGCGGCTTCGCCGTTGTCGCGCAGGCGGGCACCGCCGACGAGGCCATCGCCGCGGTCGAGGCCCACATGCCCGACGTCGTGCTGCTCGACATCTCCATGCCGGGCTCGGGTCTGGCCGCGGCGAGCGCCATCGCGAGCCGCTTCCCGGCGGTCGCCATCGTCATGCTGACCGCCTCGGAGGCCGACGACGACCTGCTCGCCGCGCTGAAGGCGGGCGCGCGGGGCTACGTGCTGAAGGGGGTGGTGGCGGACGAGCTGACCGGCATCCTGCTGGGGGTGGCGGACGGCGCCTCCTACGTGCCTCCGGCGCTGGCGGGGCGCGTGCTCGCCGCCCTGCAGGACCGGCGCAAGACGTCCCTGCCGCAGGAGGTGGAGGACCTGTCGGAGCGCGAGGCCGAGATCCTGCGCCACGTCGCGCTCGGCCAGAGCAACAAGGAGATCGCCCGGGCGCTCGACCTGCAGGAGAAGACGATCAAGCACTACATGACCAACATCCTGCAGAAGCTGCAGGTGAGAAACCGCGTCGAGGCGGCCCTGAAAGCCCGGGATCTGGGTCTCTCCTGA
- a CDS encoding zinc-binding dehydrogenase, translated as MATTGKQLFTTLEADGTLTVALEDVSFADPTRNQVLVRMEAAPINPSDLAILVGGADMENAEYTPGKFVARMPETVNAASKARHGLKLPAGNEGAGTVIAAGDSDAAQALMGQRVSCVPGNAYSQYCLADADMCLPLGEHSAEEGASAFINPMTALGFVETARADGQDAILHTVGASNLGQMLTRICAEDGIGLVNIVRKTDQVELLKGLGAEHVVNSSEEDFMDKLADAIRATGAFYGFDPVGGGMLVDTAFRAMERVAREQMAEYSRYGSNQPKRMFIYGRLDTSPTILTPSYGFGWTLSGWLLFPFLQSAGQETVARMRQRVRDNLTSTFASSYKSRVTLEDMLTKDAVLDYRAMRTGEKYLVTPWA; from the coding sequence ATGGCCACCACCGGAAAACAGCTGTTCACCACCCTCGAGGCCGACGGCACACTGACCGTCGCTCTTGAGGACGTTTCATTTGCCGACCCCACCCGCAACCAGGTGCTCGTGCGGATGGAAGCCGCGCCGATCAACCCGTCGGACCTCGCCATTCTCGTCGGCGGCGCCGACATGGAGAACGCGGAGTATACGCCCGGCAAGTTCGTGGCCCGGATGCCCGAGACGGTGAATGCCGCGTCGAAGGCGCGGCACGGTCTGAAACTGCCCGCTGGCAATGAAGGCGCCGGCACGGTCATCGCCGCCGGCGACAGCGACGCCGCGCAGGCGCTGATGGGGCAGCGCGTCTCCTGCGTCCCGGGCAACGCCTACAGCCAATACTGCCTCGCCGATGCGGACATGTGCCTTCCGCTGGGCGAGCATTCCGCCGAAGAGGGCGCCAGCGCCTTCATCAATCCGATGACCGCGCTCGGCTTCGTGGAGACTGCCAGGGCCGATGGTCAGGATGCCATCCTGCACACCGTTGGCGCCTCGAACCTCGGCCAGATGCTGACACGCATCTGCGCAGAGGACGGCATCGGGCTGGTGAACATCGTGCGAAAGACCGATCAGGTGGAACTGCTGAAGGGGCTCGGCGCCGAGCATGTGGTCAACTCCTCCGAAGAGGATTTCATGGACAAGCTGGCCGACGCCATTCGTGCGACAGGCGCCTTCTACGGCTTCGATCCCGTGGGGGGCGGCATGCTGGTCGATACCGCATTCCGGGCGATGGAGCGGGTCGCAAGGGAGCAGATGGCCGAGTATTCACGCTACGGATCGAACCAGCCGAAACGCATGTTCATCTACGGCCGCCTCGACACCAGCCCCACCATCCTGACACCCAGCTACGGGTTCGGCTGGACCCTGTCGGGCTGGCTGCTGTTCCCGTTCCTGCAGTCGGCCGGGCAGGAAACCGTGGCCCGGATGCGTCAGCGCGTGCGTGACAACCTCACCAGCACCTTTGCCAGCAGCTACAAGTCTCGGGTCACGCTGGAGGACATGCTCACCAAAGACGCCGTGCTGGACTACCGCGCAATGCGCACGGGCGAGAAATATCTCGTCACGCCCTGGGCCTGA
- a CDS encoding YMGG-like glycine zipper-containing protein, with translation MTAPKFARRLLRLPAVLAISAMALQGCSQNIAIDPKSRDTADSCGAYYDTITAARSTEINKQINNAMAGAVVGALLGAALAGNGNRGQGALMGAAAGGLAGYAGTYLDQKRARSADQRALLTSIDGDAQAENKLVTETGKAVIGLRQCREHQLADLTKRVRAGKIDKTTARAELASLKRRIANDNKVVSASFNGINQRVDVYVDASAAASQVDRASYLAGKNAGAAARAATPSVTGVASNLTAQKAADQRIRASLEADVQAVEKLLG, from the coding sequence ATGACTGCCCCCAAGTTTGCGCGCCGCTTGCTGCGACTTCCCGCCGTTCTGGCGATCTCGGCCATGGCGCTGCAAGGCTGCTCGCAGAACATCGCGATCGACCCCAAGTCCCGCGATACCGCGGACTCCTGCGGCGCCTATTATGACACGATCACCGCGGCCCGTTCGACCGAGATCAACAAGCAGATCAACAACGCCATGGCCGGCGCGGTGGTCGGTGCGCTTCTCGGCGCGGCGCTGGCCGGCAACGGCAACCGCGGCCAAGGCGCGCTGATGGGGGCTGCGGCGGGCGGCCTTGCCGGCTACGCAGGCACCTATCTTGACCAGAAACGAGCGCGCTCGGCAGACCAGAGGGCGCTTCTTACGTCGATCGACGGGGATGCCCAGGCCGAGAACAAGCTGGTCACGGAAACCGGCAAGGCTGTGATCGGCCTGCGCCAGTGCCGCGAACACCAGCTTGCGGACCTGACCAAGCGGGTGCGCGCCGGCAAGATCGACAAGACCACGGCTCGTGCAGAGCTGGCCAGCCTCAAGCGGCGCATCGCCAATGACAACAAGGTGGTCTCGGCCTCGTTCAACGGGATCAACCAGCGTGTAGATGTCTACGTCGATGCCAGCGCCGCCGCGTCTCAAGTCGACCGCGCAAGCTATCTCGCGGGCAAGAATGCCGGAGCGGCAGCCCGGGCCGCGACGCCGAGCGTGACGGGTGTTGCAAGCAACCTGACCGCGCAAAAGGCCGCGGACCAACGTATCCGTGCGAGCCTCGAGGCCGACGTGCAGGCCGTCGAGAAGCTGCTCGGATGA
- a CDS encoding FtsX-like permease family protein: MTPVVLLPILALRDLIHGWRSALCLMSAVAVAILPVLLLGGLGQGVVNTLIDRLRSDPRILEIRLHRDLQLDSTWFSATAEDPRVGFLLPRARYLASSVRMRGADSKAMLEPRLVPSGPGDPLLGTLPAPSGLAETVLTERLALSAGITVGDMVTLTILRQVGERRESATADVRVIGVLPRDQLQSDDILVDRALETAVERWREGFAVPELLWEGARESRAEDAAHRSFASFRLYARDIRDVPGLRDDLMRQGLDVATRAEEIETALAVEAGLGWVFSVVTVLSVLGFVLTLGLHLAAAVLEKAREFALLRLLGLRARAVALLPSLQGGVIAGTGATVACLGAWAVQPIVNDRLAGLGGLEGPMMVLTVPNLLAAVALTALAGALSGSVAGWQVARMQVAEGLRRD, from the coding sequence ATGACCCCCGTGGTGCTCTTGCCGATCCTCGCACTGCGCGACCTGATCCACGGCTGGCGCTCGGCCCTGTGCCTGATGTCCGCGGTGGCCGTCGCGATCCTGCCGGTGCTGCTCCTGGGTGGGCTGGGACAGGGCGTGGTCAACACGCTGATCGACCGCCTTCGCTCGGACCCGAGAATACTCGAAATCCGGCTGCACAGAGACCTGCAGCTCGACAGCACTTGGTTCAGCGCAACCGCAGAGGACCCGCGGGTCGGTTTCCTCCTACCGCGCGCGCGGTATCTCGCGTCATCGGTGCGGATGCGCGGGGCGGATTCGAAGGCGATGCTTGAGCCGAGGCTCGTGCCCAGCGGCCCGGGCGATCCGCTGCTTGGGACTCTTCCCGCGCCAAGCGGTCTGGCCGAAACCGTGCTGACCGAGCGCCTCGCGCTGTCTGCCGGCATTACGGTTGGCGACATGGTCACCCTGACCATCCTGCGCCAGGTCGGCGAGCGCCGCGAAAGCGCCACCGCCGACGTCCGGGTGATCGGAGTCCTGCCGCGCGACCAGCTCCAGAGCGACGACATTCTCGTGGATCGCGCGCTGGAAACCGCGGTCGAACGCTGGCGCGAGGGCTTCGCGGTCCCTGAACTGCTCTGGGAAGGCGCGCGAGAGAGCCGCGCCGAAGACGCGGCACATCGCAGCTTTGCCAGCTTCAGGCTCTATGCCCGCGATATCCGCGACGTTCCGGGGCTGCGGGATGATCTCATGCGGCAAGGTCTGGATGTCGCGACCCGCGCCGAGGAAATCGAGACCGCGCTGGCGGTCGAGGCCGGGCTGGGCTGGGTGTTCTCAGTGGTGACGGTGCTTTCGGTCCTCGGCTTCGTGCTGACGCTCGGGCTGCACCTGGCGGCGGCCGTCCTGGAGAAGGCCCGGGAATTCGCGCTGCTTCGACTCCTTGGCCTTCGGGCCCGTGCCGTGGCCCTGCTTCCGTCGTTGCAGGGCGGCGTGATCGCGGGAACAGGCGCGACGGTCGCCTGCCTAGGTGCCTGGGCCGTCCAGCCCATTGTCAATGACCGTCTCGCCGGGCTCGGGGGACTCGAGGGTCCGATGATGGTCCTGACCGTGCCGAACCTGCTGGCCGCGGTCGCGCTGACCGCGCTGGCGGGAGCGCTCTCGGGCTCCGTCGCGGGCTGGCAGGTCGCAAGGATGCAGGTTGCGGAGGGATTGCGCCGTGACTGA
- a CDS encoding sensor histidine kinase, with the protein MTTTQADFAPARGKGALAALRRRLAGLPLHHRFAMAGSVVTLVGMAVIGSIVSGSIKAGVVRNSAISSAVYMESFIAPMSQELASAESLSPQTIERMTALLTQPPLSDRVISVKIWRPGGLLAFSSDADLIGQRFPPSEELIEAWNGQLNASFDELEEAESQRELQSGVPLLEVYNPIHSIVTGQIIAVAEFYLDASELEHDLRTAHARAWAVVALVTGMTFLALFGIVRAGSRTIADQTRRLTLQLEELARISTQNEALRTRVQGASQRVSATNERYMRRVSAELHDGPAQALALASLRLDALMRRAGVTSDDPEARQLRDCLDEALRDVRDLCSGLTLPELDGRSVAETLDLAVRAHERRSGAQVERLFERKGPLAAPTPHPFLICIYRFVQEGLMNAFRHAPGARVEVTAESAAGQMVIRVRDDGPGFDPALRGISGLGLSGLHERVESIGGSFAVESGPQGGTQLTMTLPAEAQA; encoded by the coding sequence GTGACGACGACGCAGGCAGACTTCGCTCCGGCCCGTGGAAAGGGCGCGCTCGCAGCGCTGCGCAGGCGGCTGGCCGGCCTGCCGCTGCACCACCGTTTCGCGATGGCGGGCAGCGTGGTCACGCTGGTCGGCATGGCCGTCATCGGCTCCATCGTCAGCGGCAGCATCAAGGCCGGCGTCGTGCGCAACTCGGCGATCTCCAGCGCCGTCTACATGGAAAGCTTCATCGCCCCCATGTCGCAGGAACTCGCGAGCGCGGAGTCGCTCTCGCCGCAGACCATCGAGCGGATGACCGCGCTGCTGACCCAGCCGCCGCTCTCGGACCGGGTGATCTCGGTGAAGATCTGGCGGCCCGGCGGGCTGCTCGCCTTCAGCAGCGACGCCGACCTGATCGGCCAGCGCTTCCCGCCGAGCGAGGAGCTGATCGAGGCCTGGAACGGCCAGCTCAACGCCTCTTTCGACGAGCTCGAGGAGGCCGAGAGCCAGCGCGAGCTGCAGAGCGGCGTGCCGCTGCTCGAGGTCTACAACCCGATCCACTCGATCGTGACCGGCCAGATCATCGCCGTCGCGGAGTTCTACCTCGACGCCAGCGAGCTGGAGCACGACCTGCGCACCGCCCATGCCCGTGCCTGGGCCGTGGTCGCCCTGGTCACCGGCATGACCTTCCTCGCGCTCTTCGGCATCGTCCGCGCCGGCAGCCGGACCATCGCCGACCAGACCCGGCGGCTGACGCTGCAGCTCGAGGAACTGGCGCGCATCTCGACGCAGAACGAGGCGCTCCGGACCCGCGTGCAGGGCGCCTCGCAGCGGGTGAGCGCCACGAATGAACGTTACATGCGCCGGGTCAGCGCCGAGCTGCACGACGGCCCGGCGCAGGCGCTCGCGCTGGCCTCGCTGAGGCTCGACGCGCTGATGCGGCGGGCCGGGGTCACCTCGGACGACCCGGAGGCCCGCCAGCTGCGCGACTGCCTCGACGAGGCGCTGCGCGACGTGCGCGACCTCTGCAGCGGGCTCACGCTGCCGGAACTCGATGGCCGTTCGGTGGCCGAGACGCTGGATCTGGCCGTCCGGGCACACGAGCGGCGCTCCGGCGCGCAGGTCGAGCGGCTGTTCGAGCGCAAGGGCCCGCTGGCGGCGCCGACGCCGCACCCCTTCCTGATCTGCATCTACCGCTTCGTGCAGGAAGGGCTGATGAATGCCTTCCGCCATGCCCCCGGCGCGCGGGTCGAGGTCACCGCCGAAAGCGCGGCGGGCCAGATGGTGATCCGCGTCCGGGACGACGGCCCCGGCTTCGATCCCGCCCTGCGCGGGATCTCCGGGCTCGGGCTCTCGGGCCTGCACGAAAGGGTCGAGAGCATCGGCGGCAGCTTCGCCGTCGAGAGCGGCCCGCAGGGCGGCACGCAGCTGACCATGACCCTGCCCGCGGAGGCGCAGGCATGA
- a CDS encoding serine protease has product MTRGARGFRRAAVRGFGPALAALCVLIAALPARADLPIEIIRAFGLSPPVTSGRDIADVQRDLLWIGHYQGQVDGLSGPETTTGVRAFQTSIGHPETGSLDSEERAILTERARATREGIDLQIEESDWTGIRMPVPRGYVGPGKVDGNDLLDIDFAGTAAVPFGIRQMRMENSAGTIRARDLARSVIKGEEDSEVLSAGEAQGVGYFLTRVDDLKLFAIIETRQGETRSIIISASASQSGPMMPVIAEVLERTELFARAGVPFGDVQWRVMSGDYPGMEGRPDWFRSMTASGSGSLVSTEGHVLTNHHVVAGCDRITVQGQPASLVGADVRLDLALVQVPRFTGREPIAFREDAVVLGERVIVLGYPVFSVTQSLNVTEGLASSTVGFEGSRLGLQISAPVQPGNSGGPVLDGRGRQIAVVVSKAGAGLRTLVGVENMAWVIRGDVATEFLRRYEIRYRSATGRVEGRGLTTAEIATRQRAQALRVECH; this is encoded by the coding sequence ATGACAAGGGGTGCGCGCGGCTTCCGGCGCGCAGCGGTGCGGGGCTTCGGCCCCGCACTCGCGGCGCTGTGCGTTCTCATTGCGGCGCTGCCTGCCCGCGCCGACCTGCCGATCGAAATCATCCGGGCATTCGGCCTCTCTCCGCCGGTGACGTCGGGGCGTGACATTGCAGATGTGCAGCGCGACCTGCTGTGGATCGGCCACTATCAGGGGCAGGTCGACGGCCTGAGCGGGCCCGAGACGACCACCGGCGTCCGCGCGTTTCAGACCAGTATCGGGCACCCCGAGACGGGCAGCCTCGACTCCGAGGAGCGCGCGATCCTGACCGAGCGCGCGAGGGCGACCCGCGAAGGGATCGACCTGCAGATCGAGGAGTCCGACTGGACCGGCATCCGGATGCCCGTTCCCCGGGGCTATGTCGGCCCCGGCAAGGTCGATGGCAACGACCTGCTCGATATCGACTTCGCGGGCACGGCGGCCGTGCCCTTCGGCATCCGCCAGATGCGCATGGAGAACTCGGCCGGCACGATCAGGGCCCGCGATCTGGCCCGAAGTGTCATCAAGGGCGAGGAGGACTCCGAGGTGCTCAGCGCCGGCGAGGCGCAAGGCGTCGGCTATTTCCTGACCCGGGTGGATGACCTGAAGCTCTTCGCCATCATCGAAACCCGCCAGGGCGAAACCAGGTCGATCATCATTTCGGCCTCGGCGTCTCAATCGGGACCGATGATGCCGGTTATTGCCGAGGTCCTCGAACGCACCGAGCTGTTTGCGCGGGCGGGGGTCCCCTTCGGCGACGTGCAATGGCGGGTGATGAGCGGGGACTACCCGGGAATGGAGGGCCGCCCCGATTGGTTCCGCAGCATGACGGCCTCGGGATCGGGGTCGCTTGTCTCGACCGAGGGGCACGTGCTGACGAACCACCACGTGGTGGCCGGGTGCGACCGCATCACCGTGCAGGGCCAGCCGGCGTCGCTTGTCGGAGCAGATGTGCGGCTCGATCTGGCCCTCGTGCAGGTTCCGCGCTTTACCGGGCGCGAGCCCATCGCCTTCCGCGAAGACGCCGTCGTGCTGGGGGAGCGGGTCATCGTGCTGGGCTATCCGGTGTTCAGCGTCACGCAATCGCTGAACGTCACCGAGGGGCTCGCCTCCAGCACCGTGGGATTCGAGGGCAGCCGGCTTGGCCTTCAGATCTCGGCCCCCGTGCAGCCGGGCAACTCCGGCGGCCCGGTGCTTGACGGGCGCGGCCGGCAGATCGCGGTCGTGGTCAGCAAGGCCGGAGCCGGACTGCGAACACTGGTCGGTGTCGAGAACATGGCCTGGGTGATCCGCGGCGATGTCGCCACTGAATTCCTGCGCCGGTACGAAATCAGATACCGGAGCGCCACCGGTCGCGTGGAAGGGCGTGGCCTCACCACCGCCGAAATCGCGACGCGCCAGCGTGCCCAGGCGCTGCGTGTCGAATGTCATTGA
- a CDS encoding SUMF1/EgtB/PvdO family nonheme iron enzyme: MTDRLMPLVALVLALAIAPLPARAAASPVSDDCQIDDPAAWSMARTALIAAGEKDLSRIPCPEPAAPGTLPVELSLPMPCGRAMLFRRVDVPARSGLDQVNGRFGQVIDIDAETPQSVLSNSPWNAPVSGSFPLDEGGNPLGSDELTEMVARGYYLAKYELTVPQWLAFDMGLLSAQPAEALASDAAACAGYNAALSEMNLRQIEAKGGLSWFDATDFGRAYNSWLLALDRARLSASEQPFLPWNQGATGYLRLPTEAEWEFAARGGSAFATSQARGLRLYPVAGADGQPPRDPALDEVCASPPRSDTPKLGAVGTRLPNLLGLYDMLCNAEEIVFDLFRPTRPDGLGGQVGGVITKGGSSLVVRESNTIGRRSEGAALFTLQGEGRNPAMGARMAIAAPVFVGRRDQGAAPVEGMANSAQEAELMAARQAMLEGGVFATGDTTSLTEELGRLRKELSNGALSRDELQRQTDALQVELDRMNVALSEKEREAVRFSIRSGIVTGNLIDRIGRNIGIALYQRARLSREAAEAKLPAADRESQDTRILTLLAANEQRIADAYDLYLQVQSDLASRPAALVDAALADVRAAFAADDARTLSGSLDLLNAHLADLRRQRGQITQGLRDAWLLALDATRAERLATYPDYP; the protein is encoded by the coding sequence GTGACTGATCGCCTCATGCCGCTTGTCGCCCTTGTCCTGGCGCTCGCGATCGCCCCGTTGCCCGCGCGCGCCGCGGCCTCCCCGGTATCGGACGACTGCCAGATCGACGATCCCGCGGCCTGGAGCATGGCCCGCACCGCGCTGATCGCGGCAGGAGAGAAGGACCTGAGCCGCATCCCCTGCCCCGAACCCGCCGCGCCCGGAACGCTTCCGGTCGAGCTGAGCCTGCCGATGCCCTGCGGTCGGGCGATGCTGTTCCGCAGGGTCGACGTGCCGGCGCGCAGCGGCCTCGACCAGGTCAACGGGCGTTTCGGGCAGGTCATCGACATCGATGCCGAAACCCCGCAGTCGGTCCTGTCGAACAGCCCTTGGAACGCCCCCGTCTCTGGCTCGTTTCCGCTGGATGAAGGCGGCAATCCGCTCGGGTCGGACGAGCTGACCGAGATGGTGGCCCGCGGTTACTACCTCGCGAAATACGAACTGACGGTGCCGCAATGGCTCGCCTTCGACATGGGTCTGCTTTCGGCGCAACCGGCCGAGGCCCTGGCGTCGGACGCCGCGGCTTGCGCGGGATACAATGCCGCGCTTTCGGAAATGAACCTTCGGCAGATCGAGGCGAAGGGTGGCCTGTCCTGGTTCGATGCCACCGACTTCGGCCGCGCCTACAACAGCTGGCTGCTTGCACTGGACCGCGCGCGGCTGAGCGCTTCGGAGCAACCCTTCCTGCCCTGGAACCAGGGCGCCACGGGATATCTGCGGCTGCCGACCGAAGCCGAGTGGGAATTTGCCGCCCGCGGCGGCTCCGCCTTCGCGACCTCGCAGGCGCGCGGTCTGCGGCTCTACCCCGTCGCGGGAGCAGACGGCCAGCCCCCACGGGACCCGGCGCTGGACGAGGTCTGCGCCTCACCACCCCGCTCCGACACCCCGAAACTGGGCGCCGTAGGCACCAGACTTCCGAACCTCCTTGGGCTTTACGACATGCTGTGCAACGCCGAGGAGATCGTCTTCGATCTCTTCCGTCCGACCCGGCCCGATGGGCTTGGCGGGCAAGTCGGGGGCGTGATCACCAAGGGCGGCTCTTCCCTTGTGGTCCGCGAATCCAACACCATCGGCCGGCGCAGCGAGGGAGCCGCCCTGTTCACCCTGCAGGGCGAGGGGCGCAATCCCGCCATGGGCGCGCGCATGGCGATCGCGGCACCGGTCTTTGTCGGACGCCGGGATCAGGGCGCCGCGCCGGTCGAGGGCATGGCGAACAGCGCGCAGGAAGCCGAGCTCATGGCGGCCCGGCAGGCGATGCTCGAGGGCGGCGTCTTTGCCACCGGCGATACCACGAGCCTGACCGAAGAACTTGGCCGCCTCCGCAAGGAACTCAGCAACGGCGCCCTCTCGCGGGACGAATTGCAGCGCCAGACCGACGCGTTGCAGGTTGAGCTGGACCGGATGAACGTTGCGCTTTCCGAAAAGGAGCGCGAGGCGGTGCGCTTCTCCATCCGTTCGGGGATCGTCACCGGCAATCTCATTGACCGGATCGGACGCAACATCGGCATCGCCCTGTACCAGCGCGCGCGCCTCAGCCGCGAGGCCGCCGAGGCAAAGCTCCCGGCGGCGGACCGCGAGAGCCAGGACACGCGCATCCTGACGCTCCTGGCCGCGAACGAACAGCGCATTGCTGATGCCTACGATCTTTACCTGCAGGTGCAGAGCGACCTGGCATCGCGACCTGCCGCGCTGGTCGACGCAGCGCTCGCGGATGTCCGCGCCGCCTTTGCCGCCGACGACGCGCGGACACTGAGCGGCAGCCTCGACCTTCTGAACGCCCATCTTGCCGACCTTCGGCGACAGCGCGGCCAGATCACGCAGGGCCTGCGCGACGCCTGGCTGTTGGCGCTCGATGCGACCCGCGCCGAGCGGCTGGCCACCTACCCCGATTACCCGTGA
- a CDS encoding ATP-binding cassette domain-containing protein, which translates to MTHYLELDGLALARPPRAGSPGYRLDVSELRIAPGDRIGIVGVSGSGKSTLLDLIALIRRPDEVQRFALMGTEVSPCLTDGRLEALAPLRARSVSYILQDGGLLPYLTVVSNARLARRLAGSREPIEPYAAALGIAALLGKLPMALSGGQRQRAAVLRGLVSGAPILLADEPTAALDDANAQATMALLAGLPEDRAVIVSSHQEALLRANGFRLMRLSVHDHGDGTISTCLADAA; encoded by the coding sequence ATGACCCACTATCTTGAACTTGACGGCCTGGCGCTCGCCAGGCCGCCCCGGGCCGGCAGCCCGGGTTACCGGCTCGACGTGTCGGAACTCCGCATCGCACCGGGCGACCGCATCGGCATCGTGGGGGTCAGCGGCTCTGGAAAGAGCACGCTGCTGGATCTCATCGCGCTCATTCGCCGCCCCGACGAGGTTCAACGCTTCGCGCTGATGGGTACCGAGGTCAGCCCGTGCCTGACCGATGGCAGATTGGAGGCACTGGCTCCGCTCCGGGCCCGATCGGTGAGTTATATCCTGCAGGACGGCGGTTTGCTTCCCTATCTGACGGTCGTTAGCAACGCGCGGCTGGCCCGGCGGCTGGCCGGCTCCCGCGAGCCGATCGAACCCTATGCCGCGGCCCTGGGCATCGCCGCCCTGCTCGGCAAGCTTCCGATGGCCCTCTCCGGGGGACAGAGGCAGCGCGCGGCCGTGCTTCGCGGGCTTGTCAGCGGCGCGCCGATCCTGCTCGCGGACGAGCCGACCGCGGCCCTGGACGACGCGAACGCCCAGGCAACCATGGCGCTTCTTGCAGGTCTTCCAGAAGACCGCGCGGTGATCGTGAGCAGCCACCAGGAAGCGCTCCTGCGAGCAAACGGGTTCCGGCTGATGCGATTGTCCGTGCACGATCACGGCGACGGAACAATCTCTACTTGCCTTGCGGACGCGGCATGA